One Cervus elaphus chromosome 27, mCerEla1.1, whole genome shotgun sequence genomic region harbors:
- the LOC122684930 gene encoding non-histone chromosomal protein HMG-14-like, producing MPKRKVSSAEGAAKEEPKRRSARLSAKPAPAKVETKPKKAAGKDKSSDKKVQTKGKRGAKGKQAEVANQETKEDLPAENGETENEKSPASDEAEEKEAKSD from the coding sequence ATGCCCAAGAGGAAGGTCAGCTCCGCCGAGGGGGCGGCGAAGGAGGAGCCCAAGAGGAGATCGGCGAGGTTGTCAGCAAAACCGGCTCCTGCAAAAGTGGAAACGAAGCCAAAAAAGGCGGCGGGAAAGGATAAATCTTCAGACAAAAAAGTgcaaacaaaagggaaaagaggagcaaagggaAAACAGGCGGAAGTGGCCAACCAAGAGACTAAAGAAGACTTGCCTGCAGAAAATGGAGAGACTGAAAACGAGAAGAGCCCAGCCTCTGatgaagcagaagagaaagaagccaagtcTGATTAA